From Rana temporaria chromosome 7, aRanTem1.1, whole genome shotgun sequence, the proteins below share one genomic window:
- the GPX7 gene encoding glutathione peroxidase 7 produces the protein MYPAVFFLLLLVLAPSLQKDRDFYTFQVVNIRGKLVSLEKYRGSVSLVVNVASQCGYTDGHYKALQQLQRDLGPYHFNVLGFPCNQFGHQEPDTEREIDHFVRKQYSVSFPMFSKIAVTGIGANNAYKYLTESSDKQPDWNFYKYLVGPDGKVVNAWGPTVSVEEIRPHVTELVRKRILKKKDEL, from the exons ATGTACCCGGCagtgttcttcctcctcctcctggtcctggcccccTCCCTGCAGAAGGATCGGGACTTCTACACCTTCCAGGTGGTGAATatcaggggcaagctggtgtctCTGGAGAAGTACCGGGGATCG GTGTCACTGGTGGTGAATGTGGCCAGTCAGTGTGGGTACACAGATGGGCACTACAAGGCGCTGCAGCAGCTCCAGCGGGACCTGGGGCCTTACCACTTCAATGTTTTAGGATTCCCATGTAATCAGTTTGGACATCAGGAGCCAGACACTGAGCGTGAGATTGACCATTTTGTCCGGAAGCAGTACAGCGTGTCCTTCCCCATGTTCAGCAAGATTGCCGTCACCGGTATTGGGGCCAATAATGCGTACAAATATCTGACTG AGTCTTCTGACAAACAACCGGACTGGAACTTCTACAAGTATCTGGTTGGTCCGGATGGTAAAGTGGTGAATGCTTGGGGTCCAACCGTTTCCGTAGAAGAGATTAGGCCGCATGTCACAGAACTTGTGAGGAAGCGGATCCTGAAAAAGAAGGATGAATTATGA